From Mytilus galloprovincialis chromosome 9, xbMytGall1.hap1.1, whole genome shotgun sequence, the proteins below share one genomic window:
- the LOC143045855 gene encoding transcription factor 7-like 2 isoform X4 encodes MPSYPPYSNESPGLGSKFQPPLAGLMMYNNDHFAQPPPAHMGIPPVHIDPKSGLPRPPVYPYPGSGQFPPSLYGPDIPVQWQRPPGYPITSGAFSGPYPPSLSSSSFRFGPPGLFHPHHGLHHPGMPHPALMSPGPKQEPQDNHRNMHDQGPPEETAAQKKKNHIKKPLNAFMLFMKEQRAKVVAECTLKESAAINQILGRKWHALDRSEQAKYYEMARKEKELHLQLYPGWSARDNYAVHTKKKRKKKDIHGGEKGCSPISHKMKLMWPKDGQESYSPQDMWVSDCSSAKKCRARYGVEQQNQWCKPCRRKKKCIRYLMGDEGGETDGDEGHISDSNRTGSLHDSDSMTGSPMHSVTSDDAFSTPSKSFYRHSPSPLGVGNSDLDFTLKSDHTHIDIESGEIDVCSQDNDLNMTLTSSPLKSSPYRNHIPVT; translated from the exons ATGCCTTCTTATCCCCCATACTCAAACGAATCTCCTGGTCTT GGCAGCAAGTTTCAGCCGCCTTTGGCGGGATTGATGATGTACAATAATGATCATTTTGCACAACCCCCACCCGCACATATGGGCATCCCTCCAGTTCATATAGATCCTAAATCTG gtttACCCAGACCCCCTGTGTACCCCTATCCTGGTTCTGGTCAGTTTCCTCCTAGTCTTTATGGACCAGACATACCAGTGCAATG gCAAAGACCTCCAGGGTATCCTATTACCTCAGGTGCCTTTTCTGGGCCTTACCCACCCTCATTATCTAGTTCATCATTTAGATTTGGTCCACCAGGACTCTTTCATCCTCATCATGGTTTACATCATCCAGGCATGCCTCATCCAGCCTTAATGTCACCCGGACCAAAACAGGAGCCACAAGATAATCATAG gaaTATGCACGATCAAGGCCCACCAGAAGAAACCGCAGcccagaagaaaaaaaatcatattaaaaaaccTTTAAATGCCTTTATGTTATTTATGAAAGAGCAAAGGGCAAAGGTGGTAGCAGAATGTACTTTAAAAGAATCGGCAGCAATTAACCAAATTTTAGGGAGAAAG TGGCATGCCTTAGATAGATCTGAACAAGCCAAATATTACGAGATGGCACGAAAAGAAAAGGAACTTCATCTGCAGCTTTATCCTGGTTGGAGTGCTCGAGACAACTACGCAGTTCATACGAAAAAGAAACGGAAAAAGAAAGACATCCATGGTGGAGAAAAAG gcTGCTCGCCCATAAGTCATAAAATGAAATTGATGTGGCCAAAGGATGGACAGGAAAGTTATTCTCCTCAAG ATATGTGGGTATCAGATTGTTCCAGTGCAAAGAAATGTAGGGCCCGATATGGTGTTGAACAACAGAATCAGTGGTGCAAGCCTTGTCG ACGGAAGAAGAAATGTATAAGGTATTTGATGGGTGATGAAGGAGGAGAAACAGATGGAGATGAGGGCCACATTAGTGACAGCAATCGTACTGGATCATTGCATGACAGTGATTCAATGACTGGTAGTCCCATGCATTCGGTTACGAGTGACGATGCCTTTTCTACACCATCCAAGTCTTTCTACCGACATTCTCCTTCGCCTTTAGGTGTAGGAAATTCGGACCTTGACTTTACGTTAAAAAGCGATCATACTCATATTGACATTGAATCAGGGGAGATTGATGTGTGTTCACAAGATAATGACTTGAATATGACACTCACATCAAGTCCGCTGAAATCCTCGCCATATCGTAATCACATACCGGTCACATAA
- the LOC143045855 gene encoding transcription factor 7-like 2 isoform X5 — translation MPSYPPYSNGSPGLGSKFQPPLAGLMMYNNDHFAQPPPAHMGIPPVHIDPKSGLPRPPVYPYPGSGQFPPSLYGPDIPVQWQRPPGYPITSGAFSGPYPPSLSSSSFRFGPPGLFHPHHGLHHPGMPHPALMSPGPKQEPQDNHRNMHDQGPPEETAAQKKKNHIKKPLNAFMLFMKEQRAKVVAECTLKESAAINQILGRKWHALDRSEQAKYYEMARKEKELHLQLYPGWSARDNYAVHTKKKRKKKDIHGGEKGCSPISHKMKLMWPKDGQESYSPQDMWVSDCSSAKKCRARYGVEQQNQWCKPCRRKKKCIRYLMGDEGGETDGDEGHISDSNRTGSLHDSDSMTGSPMHSVTSDDAFSTPSKSFYRHSPSPLGVGNSDLDFTLKSDHTHIDIESGEIDVCSQDNDLNMTLTSSPLKSSPYRNHIPVT, via the exons ATGCCTTCTTATCCCCCATACTCAAATGGATCTCCTGGTCTT GGCAGCAAGTTTCAGCCGCCTTTGGCGGGATTGATGATGTACAATAATGATCATTTTGCACAACCCCCACCCGCACATATGGGCATCCCTCCAGTTCATATAGATCCTAAATCTG gtttACCCAGACCCCCTGTGTACCCCTATCCTGGTTCTGGTCAGTTTCCTCCTAGTCTTTATGGACCAGACATACCAGTGCAATG gCAAAGACCTCCAGGGTATCCTATTACCTCAGGTGCCTTTTCTGGGCCTTACCCACCCTCATTATCTAGTTCATCATTTAGATTTGGTCCACCAGGACTCTTTCATCCTCATCATGGTTTACATCATCCAGGCATGCCTCATCCAGCCTTAATGTCACCCGGACCAAAACAGGAGCCACAAGATAATCATAG gaaTATGCACGATCAAGGCCCACCAGAAGAAACCGCAGcccagaagaaaaaaaatcatattaaaaaaccTTTAAATGCCTTTATGTTATTTATGAAAGAGCAAAGGGCAAAGGTGGTAGCAGAATGTACTTTAAAAGAATCGGCAGCAATTAACCAAATTTTAGGGAGAAAG TGGCATGCCTTAGATAGATCTGAACAAGCCAAATATTACGAGATGGCACGAAAAGAAAAGGAACTTCATCTGCAGCTTTATCCTGGTTGGAGTGCTCGAGACAACTACGCAGTTCATACGAAAAAGAAACGGAAAAAGAAAGACATCCATGGTGGAGAAAAAG gcTGCTCGCCCATAAGTCATAAAATGAAATTGATGTGGCCAAAGGATGGACAGGAAAGTTATTCTCCTCAAG ATATGTGGGTATCAGATTGTTCCAGTGCAAAGAAATGTAGGGCCCGATATGGTGTTGAACAACAGAATCAGTGGTGCAAGCCTTGTCG ACGGAAGAAGAAATGTATAAGGTATTTGATGGGTGATGAAGGAGGAGAAACAGATGGAGATGAGGGCCACATTAGTGACAGCAATCGTACTGGATCATTGCATGACAGTGATTCAATGACTGGTAGTCCCATGCATTCGGTTACGAGTGACGATGCCTTTTCTACACCATCCAAGTCTTTCTACCGACATTCTCCTTCGCCTTTAGGTGTAGGAAATTCGGACCTTGACTTTACGTTAAAAAGCGATCATACTCATATTGACATTGAATCAGGGGAGATTGATGTGTGTTCACAAGATAATGACTTGAATATGACACTCACATCAAGTCCGCTGAAATCCTCGCCATATCGTAATCACATACCGGTCACATAA
- the LOC143045855 gene encoding transcription factor 7-like 2 isoform X3, which yields MWEPPSRPTSSSSLPPTLHRPIPLPLSVAQEKDYLLIRTKMPVCIWPDTCLLGCALADVAGSKFQPPLAGLMMYNNDHFAQPPPAHMGIPPVHIDPKSGLPRPPVYPYPGSGQFPPSLYGPDIPVQWQRPPGYPITSGAFSGPYPPSLSSSSFRFGPPGLFHPHHGLHHPGMPHPALMSPGPKQEPQDNHRNMHDQGPPEETAAQKKKNHIKKPLNAFMLFMKEQRAKVVAECTLKESAAINQILGRKWHALDRSEQAKYYEMARKEKELHLQLYPGWSARDNYAVHTKKKRKKKDIHGGEKGCSPISHKMKLMWPKDGQESYSPQDMWVSDCSSAKKCRARYGVEQQNQWCKPCRRKKKCIRYLMGDEGGETDGDEGHISDSNRTGSLHDSDSMTGSPMHSVTSDDAFSTPSKSFYRHSPSPLGVGNSDLDFTLKSDHTHIDIESGEIDVCSQDNDLNMTLTSSPLKSSPYRNHIPVT from the exons ATGTGGGAACCCCCCTCCCGACCAACATCCTCCTCTTCCTTGCCACCCACCCTTCATAGGCCTATACCTCTACCATTGAGTGTAGCACAAGAAAAGGACTATTTATTAATAAGGACTAAAATGCCTGTCTGTATTTGGCCAGATACATGTCTTTTAGGATGTGCTCTTGCAGATGTTGCG GGCAGCAAGTTTCAGCCGCCTTTGGCGGGATTGATGATGTACAATAATGATCATTTTGCACAACCCCCACCCGCACATATGGGCATCCCTCCAGTTCATATAGATCCTAAATCTG gtttACCCAGACCCCCTGTGTACCCCTATCCTGGTTCTGGTCAGTTTCCTCCTAGTCTTTATGGACCAGACATACCAGTGCAATG gCAAAGACCTCCAGGGTATCCTATTACCTCAGGTGCCTTTTCTGGGCCTTACCCACCCTCATTATCTAGTTCATCATTTAGATTTGGTCCACCAGGACTCTTTCATCCTCATCATGGTTTACATCATCCAGGCATGCCTCATCCAGCCTTAATGTCACCCGGACCAAAACAGGAGCCACAAGATAATCATAG gaaTATGCACGATCAAGGCCCACCAGAAGAAACCGCAGcccagaagaaaaaaaatcatattaaaaaaccTTTAAATGCCTTTATGTTATTTATGAAAGAGCAAAGGGCAAAGGTGGTAGCAGAATGTACTTTAAAAGAATCGGCAGCAATTAACCAAATTTTAGGGAGAAAG TGGCATGCCTTAGATAGATCTGAACAAGCCAAATATTACGAGATGGCACGAAAAGAAAAGGAACTTCATCTGCAGCTTTATCCTGGTTGGAGTGCTCGAGACAACTACGCAGTTCATACGAAAAAGAAACGGAAAAAGAAAGACATCCATGGTGGAGAAAAAG gcTGCTCGCCCATAAGTCATAAAATGAAATTGATGTGGCCAAAGGATGGACAGGAAAGTTATTCTCCTCAAG ATATGTGGGTATCAGATTGTTCCAGTGCAAAGAAATGTAGGGCCCGATATGGTGTTGAACAACAGAATCAGTGGTGCAAGCCTTGTCG ACGGAAGAAGAAATGTATAAGGTATTTGATGGGTGATGAAGGAGGAGAAACAGATGGAGATGAGGGCCACATTAGTGACAGCAATCGTACTGGATCATTGCATGACAGTGATTCAATGACTGGTAGTCCCATGCATTCGGTTACGAGTGACGATGCCTTTTCTACACCATCCAAGTCTTTCTACCGACATTCTCCTTCGCCTTTAGGTGTAGGAAATTCGGACCTTGACTTTACGTTAAAAAGCGATCATACTCATATTGACATTGAATCAGGGGAGATTGATGTGTGTTCACAAGATAATGACTTGAATATGACACTCACATCAAGTCCGCTGAAATCCTCGCCATATCGTAATCACATACCGGTCACATAA